AAGCAGGACCTGGACGACGACGCCAAGATGGGCTTCGGCATCGTGACCTCGGCCGACGTCTACCGGCGCGGCGCCGACGAGGTCGCGGACCAGCTGCGCCAGCGCATCGGCGACCGCCCGCTGTACATCTCGATCGACATCGACGTGCTGGACCCGGCGCACGCGCCCGGCACCGGCACCCCGGAGGCGGGCGGCATGACCTCCCGCGAGCTGCTGGAGATCATCCGCGGCCTGTCCTCCTGCAACCTGGTCTCGGCGGACGTCGTCGAGGTGGCCCCGGCGTACGATCACGCCGAGATCACCTCGGTCGCGGCCTCGCACACCGCGTACGAGCTGACGACGATCATGAGCCGCCAGATCGCTGCCGCGAAGAAGGCGAAGTAGGACCTGAGAAGGGCGAGTAAGCGCACGTGACGCACGACCACGACCTGGTACTCCGTCCCACCGAGGCCCAGACGGCGGCCGCTCTCGCGCCGCCGCCGGGGCGGACGGGCGGGGACCTGGTCGTGGAGACGCTGCGCTCGCTCGGCGCCACCACCGTGTTCGGGCTGCCGGGGCAGCACGCGCTCGGCATGTTCGACGCGGTGGGGCGCTCCGACCTGCGGCTGATCGGGCTGAGGACGGAGAACAACGCCGGGTTCGCGGCGGACGCGTACGGCCGCATCACCGGCGAGGCGGTCCCCCTCCTGCTCTCCACGGGGCCGGGCGCCCTGATGGCCCTGCCGGCCCTGGCGGAGGCGGCCGCCGCGTCGGCGCCGGTCCTCGCCATCGCCTCGCAGGTCCCGGTGGCGGGCCTGGGCGGCGGCCGGCGCGGGCACCTGCACGAGCTGCGGGACCAGTCGGCGTCGTTCCGGGACGTGGTGAAGTCGGTCCACACGGCCCGTACCCCGTCGCAGATCCCGTCCGTGATCGCGGAGGCCTGGGAGTCGGCGCTGACGGCTCCGCACGGCCCGGTCTGGGTGGAGATCCCGGAGGACGTCCTCCGGGCGGAAACGGTGATCCCCCAGGTCACGGGCGTGGACGCGACTCCGCACGAGCTCGCCCCGCGCCCCGAGCTCACCGCGCTGGCGGCGCACTGGCTGGGGCGGGCCTCCCGCCCGGTGATCATCGCGGGCGGCGGGGTGATCCGCTCGGACGCGGCGGGCAAGCTGCGCCGGCTCGCGGAGCGGCTGAACGCCCCCGTGGTCACCACCTTCGGCGGCAAGGGCGCCTTCCCGTGGACGCACCCGCTGTCCCTCCAGTCCTGGCTGGAGGACCGCCACATGACGGACTTCCTCGAGGACGCGGACGTCCTGCTGGTCGTCGGCTCCGGGCTCGGCGAACTGAGTTCGAACTACCATACGTTCTTCCCGACGGGCCGGGTCGTCCAGATCGAGGCGGACCTCGGCAAGCTGGAGTCCAACCACGCGGCCCTCGGCATCCACGCGGACGCCCGCCTCGCCCTGCAGGCCCTCCTGGAAACGGTCCCGGAACGCGAGGACGCGCAGGCGCCGGAGCGCGTCCGGATGGTCCTGTCGGAGATCGAAACCCGACTCGCCGGCCAGGACGTGACGCTGGAGCGCGGGCTCCTGACGTCGATCCGCGCGGCGCTCCCCGCCCGCTCCCCGTCCTTCTGGGACATGACGATCCTGTCCTACTGGGCCTGGTCGGCGTTCGACGCCAAGCACCCCAACACGATGCACTCGGCCCAGGGCGCGGGCGGCCTCGGCTACGCCTTCCCCGCAGCCCTCGGCGCCTGCATCGCGGAACCGGACACCCCGGTCCTGGCCGTCTCGGGCGACGGCGG
The Streptomyces sp. NBC_01296 DNA segment above includes these coding regions:
- a CDS encoding thiamine pyrophosphate-binding protein → MTHDHDLVLRPTEAQTAAALAPPPGRTGGDLVVETLRSLGATTVFGLPGQHALGMFDAVGRSDLRLIGLRTENNAGFAADAYGRITGEAVPLLLSTGPGALMALPALAEAAAASAPVLAIASQVPVAGLGGGRRGHLHELRDQSASFRDVVKSVHTARTPSQIPSVIAEAWESALTAPHGPVWVEIPEDVLRAETVIPQVTGVDATPHELAPRPELTALAAHWLGRASRPVIIAGGGVIRSDAAGKLRRLAERLNAPVVTTFGGKGAFPWTHPLSLQSWLEDRHMTDFLEDADVLLVVGSGLGELSSNYHTFFPTGRVVQIEADLGKLESNHAALGIHADARLALQALLETVPEREDAQAPERVRMVLSEIETRLAGQDVTLERGLLTSIRAALPARSPSFWDMTILSYWAWSAFDAKHPNTMHSAQGAGGLGYAFPAALGACIAEPDTPVLAVSGDGGAMYSIADLATAKQHDLDVTWLIVDDGGYGILREYMTDSFEGRTTGTELTRPDFVALARSFGVPADVTSADTLRADLAKALATPGPTLLLLPATLKMFAPTHL